The following DNA comes from Sparus aurata chromosome 3, fSpaAur1.1, whole genome shotgun sequence.
AGTCATGTGCcaggcgtgtgtgtgcatacaggtgtgtgtgtgctgcttgcATCCAGCGACACCACGGAGCaatgtgcattgtgtgtgtaggtgtgtgtgtatgcgctaCCTACAGTTAGTGACGGAGTCGCTCCATCACAGTGCTACATGAAATCAGTTATCATATTATAATTTTCACCAATAACAAGTCAACCCGaagaaacattgtttttgtgtgaatcAAACCATATCTAACATTATTCTTTTATAGGGGACATATAAGAAGTTATATCAAGTTTCTTGCAGAGCTCATCAAACACACGACCTGCTTCATTTTCTGCTCACTAGCTCACAGacatccaaaaaaaaataacttcacCGTGGTCCCAAAGTTCCTCTGCTAGCAGCGTAACCACGAACAATCCCCTGGTCCCGCGCACACAGGCCcaaccgctagctgcacggctaactgagttATGAACCTCATGGCAGTATTTGATAATCTTCAGTCTTACCTTCTCCAGATAACCCTCCCACAGCTTGAGCTCAGCAGTCAGACTCTCTCCGTTCCTCTTCAAAGCAGAGTCGTGTCTCTATTCCTCTGGGACTATCCAGTTGTAGGCGATGACATCAACTGAAAAATGTCGAAACAGATTGTCAGTCATGAAACAGCCACTCCCACATTTGTGGGCCAAttgtctctgtgtctcctgcAGCACAGGGTGGAGTCAGTCAGAGAATTCTGCAACATCAGTAAAGACAGAAGAAGTGGGTCATATAAAGTTTGAAGCAGCCCATTCAGAAAAACTTTAGTCACTTAACATCTTGAAATCCATTTATGAACATGCTGATGGTAATTATTGGAAAAGTGGCCCTCTTCTTTTTGCACCCCTCCTCAAACAAtgaagtgggaggttaagcagctttttcatggatggccaaatgaggctgtgtttgaaggtgggaaatcagggatatttaggtttgttgtgaaatccgatattccagggtataattggctgtttttgactatttttgattttgcctttatatttcaccttgaaagctatttacttggtgtcattattttcagcacaacctcacatgtgtgactgtacagttcttttttcattttgacatactgtattaacacaatggacctaaaatcacaaaaaaaaacataaaatccgagtagaaaaagttagatttttttactgtgaaaaccacaaatgtgtttaacaaaccatttatttttttacttataatgcaaatataaattgttgtttgctaaatttgtgcatacatttaaaaaatgtacaaagttatatgtaactatttacatttaaatgcaggcaatgctcaggtctgcctgagctccttccagctgaattaagagctgcactgcctgctccacattcagcttctcctcattattctgactcattaaacaaaaaaccgactccactacacactaaacacactacaccaaacactacataacacactaactacacactccaaacatgctaaatgtcacaaatctctcaactctcaatatcactgtctacacaccgaccgtcgttgcctgtcaatcatccgcctaggtccctcccacaacttcctgttcctcaacaaccaaacttgctgcttggaccctttcgtgacaaaagcccgtttttaccgtttcttctgcaccagacacaaagcaaacgtgacggcaatgttcgcgaaaaagcgtggcggacattatttaccctaggtccggttttggacatgccgatgcgtccagtccgtcgcctcgggaggtgggccgtgtagctagcggctagcagctagctagccgctagctacacacgaacatccacagattccgattccactttgttgtccgcgcgtctccggatctcctcagacccgaacagactcggtccggactcgtttaatctcattaatccacaacagtcagtttagatgcacagaacagaacagaacagaacagaacggaccgaatcgccggcaaaatcccggtccagctcgcgccgctgcaggtataaatccagttgtttcttcaggtatgtcgtgggcttgagctctgcagtgattggctctggtgcgcacgtggccacggtgtgtaGTGATTGgttctggtgcgcacgtgactgtggtggctctggtggacaatgctcgtggaatttgtaaagcatttatgaaataatttattcacggtatcattgcagtacaagcaaatgcttagatgcacaccacgcagcagccatgttgaaagtctcgggtcagtgtgatccttatccgcagagatatttgaccaacagacacatacacacacacacacagacagagattcattgtatttatagatagatatgcGCAGCTCATTAGCTCATGGGAGTTGTTTTGAACAACATGGGTCTCTTGAGAAGGGGGCAGTTGCTAAGAGCAATGTAGCTCAAAGTCCCTGAAGGCAGGCTTCTAAATCGGATGAGTCATGAACCATCAGATAAAACTTAACAACATTTAAGTTGCTCAGGTGTTGTAATATCATTAATATGCACATCTTATGgggtcaatgtgtgtgtgttgttttgcaaCAACAGCATCAGGGTTAACATACGCATTTTCTGGTGGAGTGTAAGACCCTCTAACATGCGCTGGTACATCATTGCCAGTTCAGCGGGGCAGTCAGGGATCAGCTTGTTTCCCTGGGCCTTGAACTGGTTCTGTTGTTGGAGACATAAAAAGAGAAACTATTGTGAACAGCTGCATGGAGCTTCAGTTTCTTTTCCTTAGTGTTGTAGGGTGTATGTTTTTCTAGGAGGCATTGTTAAACACAGATCACAAGGAGCCCTCTAATTATTAACTCATTGGTCGGGGTTGATCAATCACATGTCTATTCCCCccttaaaacaaatctacataaaaacagaaCCCAGAACCTGGTTAGTGGGTGCCACtcccacaaacaaaatggccaccaccatgaggagaggacacaaaaagcaaatacaccaactgtggtaacaaacacaccaaaaacagcaacaggtgcCCAACACAATAGTGGAGTGCAACAGCCACCACAAAAAGGCATCACTATGTagtcaacactacacacaaatgttgccagcttacacctaagctgcaaccacaagtgacccaacaaaagtgaacTGCCACTACCACATCCAAAATAGACACCTAGTGATCTCCAACCACATGTTAATATAAAAAGGAGTGTGACAAAAGTGATCAGACAAACTGGGAAGCCACATCCACCACTGAAGATCCACTGATCTGGGGAGTGACACCATGCCAATCACACTAATTAATACACTAAATCAGTAACACCTATGTGACCACACAAAAGACATcactctgtagtcaccactacacaaaatgttgccagcttacacttaagctgcaaccacaagtgacccaacaaaagtaGAGTCCAGTTACCACAACCAAAAGTCACAAAAGTTACTGCACACAAGTATTAATTACGGCCACACCTCACAACGTGACTAACGCAAAAGTATCCATCCAGTACTCCCCTCTTCCCATCctccaaacaccaccagcagcgagcGTTTTAACATAGTTTTATTATCAAACATAGTTTGTCCACAATCCCACAAATGCTGGTAGTCTtggacagcagcagaggagagcccacaggaactgggaggagccggcctttaaacccTTGTCTTcaggcaggaaccaatcagctcccagggACAACCTAcaatcacagacacacctgcaaccaatcacacaaacatactctcactcacacaggtaaaacagggatatttaaaacagacaaacatttatgaccaCTAGGGTCGTAACAGTGTGTTCATACATGCATGTAGTATTCTTTGTGATGTTGTCATTAGAATGGCGTTCCCCCATTTAAATAATAtccactacaccactgattTTCATCTTGTGATTGTAGGTCATCTTATAACCTGTCAATGACAAAGCTTAGCAGCAAAACTTGATATCAAAAGTATCCTAAATGCTCCATGTGTTACTACCATATTGTAGTGAGGTGAAGTACTATTCCCACCTACTGATCTTTCTTGTTATTGCAGTTTCAAAAGGCCCACCATAAGCTGCAACCATCTCcagataatgttttttttttaccctgcaTATGTATCCATGCCACAGGAGGACACATCTGGTGTTTTGTAAAGTCTTATTTTCATCTACTTTCCCActatgttttttattcattttttttgtaattacaaTCATTTGGTCGTGCAGGCTCATTCTCTACATGTGATCATTTTTATATGCATTGTAAAGTTTATCAGTGAGTGTGAgaccctctgctgctcctgccaGCATGGCTTCCAGGAACTGATCTATGGGGGTAACTCTACTAAATTACACAAGTCCTGGGGAGTACTCCTGCATGCATGGATAAGGTAGAATGAAGCCTTTTGTcgctccacaggaagctgcacgTAATCTGATCAATTCCGTTCAGTGATGTCACCAAAGACATCCACAACATTCAACAGGTTGTATTGGATAAAAGAGCCAACTTCAACAAGGAACAGGATGTGACATCACAGAAGTCTTGTCGTGCTGCTGTTCGTGAGTGCAGGACCTGAACCTGACCTCAAAAGCATGTCAAATGTCTCTATATAGTAGACGCTCAAATCTATTTGTAATTAAAGTGATGCTCACCAACACATAATACGGCTGTTGTGAATTTCTAAAAGAAGTTGTGCATTCTACAAACAATGCAAATCCATGGATGGGATGCAATATAGAAGCCTCATCTCACAGAGGTGCCAGAAGTGAGCATGGGCCCAGAGAAACACCCAACATGTGTTATCAGCACAGCTCTTACAGATGTCAAATAGAAGTTAAGCATTTTACACTAATGCAAAATAATACACAGgattaaatatgaagctgtcATGTATGCAGTGTAACTGTAGAGCCAACATACAGGTTTACAATGACATTTTGCTGTAATTGACTTTAATGAGTACAACAAATAGGTTGAAACCCATTAATCCAAACTGACTGAAGtacaaaatgaaacattcaTTTATTCCTGTTGTCATAGTAACGTGTACATGTATTAGTCTACAGATTAATGTTACATGTACAAGCCATGTATATCGGAAACAAAAATTGCTATCGCAACAATATCACAAATACCTACAAGCCTGTGTTTGCCAGCTAATTTAaaaaacgaagaagaagaagaagaagaagaagaagaagaagaagaagaagaagaagaagaagaagaagaagaaagatcTGGCGGGAACATGCCTATAGTAAAcctaaaataaactaaatctgAAAGTTAGCTTGACAAAAATAGAAGATCCATTTCTGCTGTTGCAACAGCACACAGGTAATCACAACCTTTTCATtgtcagtaaaacaaaaaaaaagctgtatcACATTTGACACACTGAGCTGAACCTATCCGGCAAAATATTTCCGTAGAATCGATCCAAGACTGTGTGAGAACCTCAGATCTCTTTGAGTGTGTCCTGTCCCTTAGTGTTCTCCAGCCAGTGAGGCGGCCAGCTGGCTTTGATGCTGGGCCGATCCTTCAGCAGAGCGTAATACTCTCCTAGTACTGGGTAACGCTCAGCAGACAACctacagaacagagagaaggaaTGTCAAGCCATACATCTACAGATCACTTATGATGTCGATGCGACTCCTAGAAAATTCTCCTACTGACCCAAATCTGAAGAGATAGGCAACAGTGGGGAAAACGGTCACGTCTGCCAGTGAGAAGGACTTTCCTGCCAGGTAGGAGCCTGAGCCCAGCTTGAAACAAAGAAGTGGAAAATACAGCATGTTTGAAGACGTCAGTTCATGTTGACAtcgtgtgtgtttacagagcaTACTGTACCTTCTTCAGGTAACCCTCCCAGAGCTTCAGTTCAGTGGCCAGAGCTTCTTTGTTTCTCGTCAGAGCTGAGTCATGCCTCTCTTCTTCAGGGACAAACCACTTGTAGTAGATGACTGCGTcttcagaaagaaaacacacacacacacattaatatatTAAGAGGTTCACTCGGTCTATGATGTTATTTCCTTGGCATAACTGTATGTAGTGTTTTAAAACAtgagtattttattgtttaaagaAGAAGATGCAATGCTCTACATTTTTCTTACTATGACTTGTATAAACTATAAAAAGCAGGTAACAAATACATAGTTTCATATTAAAAATAAGCCACCTAAATTTCCCTCAAACAGACGGACACTGTAGTCTTTAGCAAGAAATTCTCAAAAAGGGCAGTGAGTGAGTGGCATGTAGGCTCGACATGCACAGCAAACCAAAACTATTTTTCTACGAACCGTTCAGACTGAATTATCGAATATGAGACGGACTTCTTGTAGTTGAATGAtggaaaatgagaaatgtttatgtttttcttttgtatcaaGCAGCGAAACAGTTGTGGCTGAATATTTTTGAGTTATTTTGCCTTACTTGACATAGCACGTGTGACCACTGTGCACATATATTGCGATGCTGACGCTCGGGCCCTTAAAACGGACCAAGAGGCAATTTTGTGTTGCggtctttttatgtttttgttttgttttgggttttttttatcacagccTTGAGGTCCCATGCTCTGCAGTTAAAAGGGGTTTAACCTGTCTGCTGAGGGGAATTCAATGTAATTGTCTTACTGAGTTTTTCGTAGAAGACGAGTCCCTCAAACATGCGTTGGTACATCAGTGCTTGTTCAGCTGGGCTGTCTGGGATCAGGGCGTTTCCCTGGGACTTAAACTGACTCTAAAAATCAAGACAAGGTACACTTCTTAATGTTGAATTTAGCACAATAattcacattattattattattattattattattattattattactactatgTGTAAACTTTCTTGCTGAGAATAGGTATCGAAGTTGACTCACCTCCAGGTAAAAACAGGCTGCATAGGAGTCATTAACAATGTTGTCTCCATGTTTAAAAGAGGGgagcttcaaaataaaacaggttaTTATCATACCATATAATGTACTTGGTTATTATGTGAGTGAGACAGACAGTTCATTGGTTAACTATTATCAGTGTTATCATAAACCTTAATGCTTATGGGAGCTAATTAAGACAACCTGCTGAGCTCTATCACAAAGGGACTTTATAACAAACATGGCGGCCAGTTATCTGTTAAGAatctgtgtctgcagtgtttcccatatAAGTACTGTACAAAAATGCACTGCCCATTAAGGTAACGTTAATGAACTTGAGCGGTCAGGTTCTCAGAGTCCTGAATCATTGACGGGGTAGACTCATAGACGCCAGACTACCATAACAATTTAGCCACTACATTTCATCTTGTTTAAAAGTGAAATACACTCCGACAAACTCATGACTTGATCATTTAAGTGACACTAAAATACTTCTGTTAACATCTGCATGCTGTTAGCACACCTGTAGGACCTGTTATCATTGCTTGGTAGGTTCCGCCCCCTGTGGTGCGTTTGTGTGAAACACACTTTGGTTAGTAATGGAAATTCATTTAAGATCGATTTCCTGACAAAACAAAGCTTCTTGGTGATTTTAATGTGAGCCGAATTCAAATTCACACCAATGTGGTTCGTCTCTAGCATTCAGTCATGTT
Coding sequences within:
- the LOC115578776 gene encoding glutathione S-transferase A-like; amino-acid sequence: MAKDMTLLWGSGSAPCWRVMIALEEKNLQGYNHKLLSFDKKEHKSQEVLDINPRGQLPSFKHGDNIVNDSYAACFYLESQFKSQGNALIPDSPAEQALMYQRMFEGLVFYEKLNAVIYYKWFVPEEERHDSALTRNKEALATELKLWEGYLKKLGSGSYLAGKSFSLADVTVFPTVAYLFRFGLSAERYPVLGEYYALLKDRPSIKASWPPHWLENTKGQDTLKEI